The following proteins come from a genomic window of Solwaraspora sp. WMMA2065:
- a CDS encoding alpha/beta hydrolase yields MSRRRRIPASRRRWQTDGRHRWLSAIAAAVVGSLVGLTGCTAARPDPGATSGPDSPPHWQPCPESTTHRYGPPPDGLRYDCATIDVPVNWAAGSAAGTLPVALIRARSDRQQDRIGTLVVNPGGPGVSGVDAAARLALGERLGGLPETVLRRFDVVGFDPRGVGRSAAVDCVADSDWDATFGADPDPRDPAAFAGAAALSQRVAAGCAARYGERLTAYSTHQTARDLDAVRAAVGDDQLTFLGYSYGSLLGATYAHLFPHRVRALVLDGAIDPGQDPVAGSLSQAAGFERAFAAFGRWCSGAPADCPISADPSGTLAEAMDRARQEPVTGATGRTATAGWIFYAVVASLYDRSGWPRLGRALADLGDGDPGPVFDLADGYTGRGDDGRYGNLFAANLAVNCADAEVPLSTDEVRQLQQQWRRQHPTFGPALAVGLLACVNWPVAADPYPVGPAVGAAPILVVGTTGDPATPYEQAPRLAESLGTGVLVTHQGDGHTAYPQVACVADAVDAYLIDLTVPDDGLTCPS; encoded by the coding sequence GTGAGCCGACGCCGCCGGATCCCCGCGAGCCGGCGCCGCTGGCAGACAGATGGCCGGCACCGCTGGCTGTCCGCCATCGCGGCCGCAGTGGTCGGTTCGCTGGTCGGCCTGACCGGGTGCACGGCGGCGCGGCCCGACCCCGGGGCGACCAGCGGGCCCGACTCACCGCCGCACTGGCAGCCCTGCCCGGAGTCGACTACGCATCGGTACGGCCCACCACCCGACGGGCTGCGCTACGACTGCGCCACGATCGACGTACCGGTCAACTGGGCCGCCGGTTCCGCCGCCGGCACCCTTCCAGTCGCGCTGATCCGGGCCCGGTCCGACCGGCAGCAGGACCGCATCGGCACCCTGGTGGTCAACCCGGGCGGGCCCGGCGTCTCCGGGGTGGACGCCGCCGCCCGGTTGGCACTGGGCGAACGCCTCGGCGGTCTACCGGAGACAGTGCTGCGCCGGTTCGACGTGGTCGGCTTCGACCCGCGCGGGGTGGGCCGGTCCGCCGCCGTCGACTGCGTCGCCGACAGTGACTGGGACGCCACCTTCGGGGCGGACCCGGACCCCCGTGACCCGGCTGCCTTCGCCGGGGCCGCCGCGCTCAGCCAACGGGTCGCGGCCGGCTGCGCGGCGCGCTACGGCGAGCGGCTCACCGCGTACTCCACCCATCAGACAGCCCGGGACCTCGACGCGGTGCGGGCGGCGGTCGGCGACGACCAGCTGACCTTCCTCGGCTACTCGTACGGGAGCCTGCTGGGAGCCACCTACGCGCACCTGTTTCCGCACCGGGTCCGCGCGCTAGTGCTGGACGGCGCGATCGACCCGGGGCAGGACCCGGTCGCCGGGTCGCTGAGCCAGGCCGCCGGTTTCGAACGGGCCTTTGCCGCCTTCGGCCGGTGGTGTTCCGGCGCACCGGCTGACTGCCCGATCAGCGCCGACCCTTCCGGCACGCTGGCCGAGGCGATGGACCGGGCCCGGCAGGAGCCGGTCACCGGGGCGACCGGCCGGACGGCCACCGCCGGCTGGATCTTCTACGCCGTGGTCGCCTCGCTGTACGACCGCAGCGGCTGGCCACGGCTGGGCCGGGCGCTGGCCGATCTGGGGGACGGCGACCCGGGCCCGGTGTTCGACCTCGCCGACGGCTACACCGGTCGCGGCGACGACGGCCGGTACGGCAACCTGTTCGCCGCCAACCTGGCGGTGAACTGCGCCGACGCCGAGGTGCCGCTGAGCACCGACGAGGTCCGGCAGTTGCAGCAGCAGTGGCGCCGGCAGCATCCGACGTTCGGTCCGGCGCTCGCCGTCGGCCTGCTGGCCTGCGTCAACTGGCCAGTCGCGGCCGACCCGTACCCGGTCGGGCCGGCGGTCGGCGCCGCGCCGATTCTCGTCGTCGGCACCACCGGTGATCCGGCCACCCCGTACGAGCAGGCACCGCGGCTGGCCGAGTCGCTCGGCACCGGCGTGCTGGTGACCCACCAGGGCGACGGGCACACCGCATACCCGCAGGTGGCTTGCGTAGCCGACGCGGTGGACGCGTACCTGATCGATCTGACGGTGCCCGACGACGGCCTGACCTGCCCGTCCTGA
- a CDS encoding ATP-dependent DNA ligase produces MTFPIALPIEPMLAKPVATLPVAPGMSYEPKWDGYRCVIFRDGDQVELASRGGKTLTRYFPEVIEQARQQLPPRIVVDGELVVIRAETGRSRLDFDLLGQRIHPAASRVRLLAEQIPASFVAFDLLALGDEVLLDEPFTTRRARLADALAAVTAPVHLTPVTTEPGTARRWFEIFEGAGLDGVIAKPAELRYEPGKRTMFKVKHGRTADVVVAGFRWHKSGPVVGSLLLGLFDDAGVLHHVGVCASFTAARRAELVDEMAPLRTTAADHPWGSGDDGSGQRIPGAPSRWSGGKNLEWQPLRPELVAEVAYDAMEGDRFRHTARFQRWRTDREPASCRYDQLDRPVRFDVHRVLAGDPTSQQ; encoded by the coding sequence GTGACTTTCCCGATCGCCCTACCGATCGAGCCGATGCTGGCGAAACCGGTCGCGACGCTGCCAGTCGCACCGGGGATGAGCTACGAGCCCAAGTGGGACGGCTACCGCTGCGTCATTTTCCGCGACGGTGACCAGGTCGAGCTGGCCAGCCGCGGCGGTAAGACGCTGACCAGGTACTTCCCCGAGGTCATCGAGCAGGCCCGGCAGCAGTTGCCGCCCCGGATCGTGGTGGACGGCGAGTTGGTGGTGATCCGGGCGGAGACTGGGCGGTCCCGGCTCGACTTCGACCTGCTCGGCCAACGGATCCATCCGGCGGCCTCCCGGGTACGGCTGCTCGCCGAGCAGATCCCGGCCTCCTTCGTCGCCTTCGACCTGCTGGCGCTGGGCGACGAGGTCCTGCTCGACGAGCCGTTCACCACCCGTCGGGCCCGACTGGCCGACGCGCTGGCGGCGGTCACCGCGCCGGTGCACCTGACCCCGGTGACCACCGAACCGGGCACCGCCCGTCGCTGGTTCGAGATCTTCGAAGGCGCCGGCCTCGACGGCGTCATCGCCAAGCCGGCGGAGCTGCGCTACGAGCCCGGTAAGCGGACGATGTTCAAGGTCAAGCACGGGCGGACCGCCGACGTGGTCGTCGCCGGCTTCCGCTGGCACAAGTCCGGCCCGGTGGTCGGATCACTACTGCTCGGGCTCTTCGATGACGCTGGGGTGCTGCACCACGTCGGCGTGTGCGCGTCGTTCACCGCCGCCCGACGCGCGGAGCTCGTCGACGAGATGGCACCGTTGCGCACCACTGCCGCCGACCACCCGTGGGGGTCGGGTGACGACGGTTCCGGCCAGCGGATTCCGGGCGCGCCGAGCCGGTGGAGCGGCGGCAAGAACCTCGAGTGGCAGCCGCTGCGGCCCGAGTTGGTCGCCGAGGTCGCCTACGACGCGATGGAGGGCGACCGGTTCCGGCACACCGCACGGTTCCAGCGCTGGCGTACCGATCGGGAGCCGGCCTCCTGCCGGTACGACCAGCTGGACCGGCCGGTCCGCTTCGACGTGCACCGGGTGCTGGCCGGCGACCCGACCAGCCAGCAGTGA
- a CDS encoding class I SAM-dependent methyltransferase produces MTAFTPVLPERTASYLRTGLHQVKGWLNVSTAVYLSGVRAAQREAGVSGDVAEIGIHHGKSFLCLALDLPADQRAVAIDVFDDQAANLDQSGRGDREIFEQNLTTYGAGDNVDIVQSSSLDLEQAGFVAAGRRFRIFSIDGGHTDQITVNDLRIAERTVVDDGLVVLDDVLNRHWLGVITGLFSYLGDGGSLVPAVLVPNKLILATSADQAKHCRAMFAEQFPNGLEKGDVPLAGHQIDVYGDRPWLVRGEDGRSEPVTGHELMATISAARLAELEQQLRSARAELDTTHRQLATTRQQLRAAAQPLYQRAARRLPWLARPVRPVFRRVRAVVRRSRGSSDRDGSLGG; encoded by the coding sequence ATGACAGCGTTCACACCGGTCCTGCCTGAGCGGACCGCCAGCTACCTGCGGACCGGTCTGCACCAGGTCAAGGGCTGGCTGAACGTTTCGACCGCGGTGTACCTCAGCGGCGTACGGGCCGCTCAGCGCGAGGCCGGGGTGAGCGGCGACGTGGCCGAGATCGGCATCCACCACGGCAAGTCGTTCCTGTGCCTCGCTCTGGATCTGCCAGCGGATCAGCGGGCGGTCGCCATCGACGTCTTCGACGACCAGGCCGCCAACCTCGACCAGTCCGGACGCGGTGACCGGGAGATCTTCGAACAGAACCTCACGACCTACGGCGCCGGCGACAACGTCGACATCGTGCAGTCGTCAAGTCTCGACCTGGAGCAGGCCGGCTTCGTCGCCGCCGGGCGCCGCTTCCGGATCTTCTCCATCGACGGCGGCCACACCGATCAGATCACGGTGAACGACCTGCGGATCGCCGAGCGGACCGTGGTCGACGACGGGCTGGTGGTGCTCGACGACGTACTCAACCGGCACTGGCTCGGCGTGATCACCGGCCTGTTCAGCTACCTCGGCGACGGCGGCAGCCTGGTGCCCGCAGTGTTGGTGCCCAACAAGCTGATCCTGGCCACCTCGGCCGACCAGGCGAAACACTGCCGGGCGATGTTCGCCGAGCAGTTTCCGAACGGGCTGGAGAAAGGCGACGTACCGTTGGCCGGCCATCAGATCGACGTATACGGTGACCGCCCCTGGCTGGTACGCGGCGAGGACGGCCGCAGCGAGCCGGTCACCGGTCACGAGTTGATGGCGACGATCAGCGCGGCCCGCCTCGCCGAGCTCGAACAGCAGCTGCGTTCCGCCCGGGCGGAGCTCGATACGACGCACCGCCAGCTCGCCACGACCCGCCAGCAGCTGCGGGCGGCGGCCCAGCCGCTGTACCAACGCGCGGCACGCCGGCTGCCGTGGCTGGCCCGCCCGGTCCGGCCGGTGTTCCGCCGGGTCCGTGCCGTGGTCCGGCGGTCCCGCGGATCGTCGGACCGGGATGGTTCACTGGGTGGGTGA
- a CDS encoding DUF1990 domain-containing protein, translated as MPSFTYPQAGATAVLRDQTGSVRRSVPPLPAGYRHLRSRSRLRPGSFPMAAEAVLTWRMHRAAGARVAASAPRAEAGVLVTVGLGVGPLRIAAPCAVVWAVDEPDLAGFAYGTLPGHPASGEEAFLVHRDDDRVWLSVVAFSRPVAPLMRLAGPLGALAQRAYAHRLGTALRRLTR; from the coding sequence ATGCCCAGCTTCACCTATCCGCAGGCCGGCGCCACCGCCGTGCTGCGCGACCAGACCGGATCGGTCCGGCGGTCCGTACCGCCGCTGCCGGCGGGCTACCGCCATCTGCGGTCCCGTAGCCGACTGCGGCCCGGCAGCTTCCCGATGGCGGCCGAGGCGGTGCTCACCTGGCGGATGCACCGGGCCGCCGGTGCCCGGGTGGCGGCGTCGGCTCCCCGCGCCGAGGCCGGTGTGCTGGTGACGGTCGGTCTCGGCGTCGGGCCGCTGCGGATCGCCGCGCCGTGCGCGGTGGTGTGGGCGGTCGACGAGCCGGACCTCGCCGGATTCGCGTACGGCACCCTGCCCGGCCATCCGGCCAGCGGCGAGGAGGCGTTCCTGGTGCACCGCGACGACGACCGGGTGTGGCTGTCGGTGGTGGCGTTCAGCCGGCCGGTGGCGCCGCTCATGCGGCTGGCCGGCCCACTGGGTGCGCTGGCACAGCGGGCCTACGCCCACCGGCTGGGCACCGCACTGCGCCGGCTCACCCGCTGA
- a CDS encoding DNA-3-methyladenine glycosylase 2 family protein, with product MVEQRQAAETAATTLNATGAAPARVRVLRPPEGYQLAGSARPLAMGRHDPCARWLADTFWWTARTPDGPATLALRRRGGDLVAAGYGPGASQICDIADAVAGLRDDVSDFLPLARRHSVVAAVVRRYAGVRLPATGQVFARLLRAVLEQKVTGAEAYRGYAATVRRFGEPAPGPVADLWVAPEPTALAAAPYWSLHPLGIEQRRAQALCGAAAVADRLSDSADPQTATRRLTALPGIGPWTAAEVVRVAFGAADAVSVGDYHLPNTVAWALAGEARATDTRMLELLEPFRGHRGRVCLLLELAGVRAPRFGPRAPVRSFAAY from the coding sequence ATGGTCGAGCAAAGGCAGGCCGCGGAGACAGCAGCGACCACGCTCAATGCAACCGGTGCCGCACCGGCACGGGTCCGGGTGCTGCGGCCGCCGGAGGGCTACCAGTTGGCCGGCTCGGCGCGGCCGCTGGCGATGGGACGGCACGACCCGTGCGCCCGCTGGCTGGCGGACACCTTCTGGTGGACCGCCCGTACCCCGGACGGGCCGGCGACCCTGGCGCTACGCCGACGCGGCGGCGACCTCGTCGCCGCCGGCTACGGCCCCGGGGCCAGCCAGATCTGCGACATCGCCGACGCGGTCGCCGGACTCCGCGACGACGTGTCCGACTTCCTCCCGCTGGCCCGCCGGCATTCGGTCGTCGCGGCGGTGGTCCGCCGCTACGCCGGCGTCCGGCTCCCGGCCACCGGGCAGGTGTTCGCCCGGCTGCTGCGGGCCGTGCTGGAACAGAAGGTGACCGGCGCGGAGGCGTACCGCGGGTACGCCGCGACGGTCCGCCGGTTCGGCGAACCCGCTCCCGGCCCGGTCGCCGATCTCTGGGTCGCCCCGGAGCCGACCGCCCTCGCCGCCGCGCCGTACTGGTCGCTGCATCCGCTGGGCATCGAGCAACGACGGGCGCAGGCCCTGTGCGGCGCGGCGGCGGTCGCCGACCGGCTGTCGGACAGCGCCGACCCGCAGACGGCCACCCGGCGGTTGACCGCGCTGCCCGGGATCGGCCCGTGGACCGCCGCCGAGGTGGTCCGGGTGGCGTTCGGCGCGGCCGACGCGGTGAGCGTCGGCGACTACCACCTGCCGAACACGGTGGCCTGGGCGCTGGCCGGCGAGGCCCGCGCAACCGACACCCGGATGCTCGAACTACTGGAGCCGTTCCGGGGGCACCGTGGTCGGGTCTGTCTGCTGCTGGAGCTGGCCGGGGTACGGGCGCCCCGGTTCGGGCCCCGGGCCCCGGTCCGTTCCTTCGCCGCCTACTGA
- a CDS encoding Pecanex-like protein 1: MNSPQRRRRTSDQPARRGESAGSTRNRVIAVTTMLAVFGGVVAVTQISSAGTRGDRDRERDRDRAAAVCVSPSESVDPADTGTTVDSNGVRHHWGDGQRGPDQCQDSPAPGEEPDAPDDPPAGLEILGDDCTDSSLAPHEGFQDGERCVSTAFGEVGDADTNPQLMIISSPNRVRANQPFTLRISTRNLVRDRFLPAGQGGYYLESSFLTEEGLTRGHFHTACRMLTSRRSAPEPGPVPAFFVATEDGRGGAGADEVTVEVPGLPGPGIAQCASWAGDGSHRVPMMQRANQIPAFDVVRVVVTR, from the coding sequence GTGAACAGCCCACAGCGCCGCAGGCGTACCAGCGACCAGCCGGCACGCCGGGGCGAATCGGCGGGCAGCACCCGCAACCGCGTCATCGCGGTGACCACGATGCTGGCGGTCTTCGGCGGCGTGGTGGCGGTGACCCAGATCTCGTCCGCCGGGACCCGCGGCGACCGGGACCGCGAGCGGGACCGCGACCGGGCCGCCGCCGTCTGCGTGAGCCCGAGCGAGTCGGTCGATCCGGCCGACACCGGGACCACCGTGGACAGCAACGGCGTACGGCACCACTGGGGTGACGGCCAGCGGGGCCCGGACCAGTGCCAGGACTCCCCCGCCCCCGGCGAAGAGCCCGACGCGCCGGACGATCCGCCGGCCGGGTTGGAGATCCTCGGCGACGACTGCACCGACAGTTCGTTGGCCCCGCACGAGGGTTTCCAGGACGGCGAGCGGTGTGTCAGTACGGCGTTCGGCGAGGTCGGTGACGCGGACACCAACCCGCAGCTGATGATCATCTCGTCACCCAACCGGGTACGCGCAAACCAACCGTTCACCCTGCGAATCAGCACCCGCAACCTGGTACGTGACCGATTCCTGCCGGCCGGCCAGGGCGGCTACTACCTGGAAAGCTCGTTCCTCACCGAGGAGGGTCTGACCCGGGGGCACTTCCACACCGCATGCCGGATGCTGACCAGTAGGCGCAGCGCTCCCGAGCCCGGCCCGGTCCCGGCGTTCTTCGTGGCCACCGAGGACGGTCGGGGTGGCGCCGGCGCCGACGAGGTCACCGTCGAGGTGCCCGGCCTGCCCGGCCCCGGCATCGCCCAGTGCGCGTCGTGGGCCGGCGACGGTTCCCACCGGGTACCGATGATGCAGCGGGCCAACCAGATCCCCGCCTTCGACGTGGTCCGGGTGGTCGTCACCCGATGA
- a CDS encoding zf-HC2 domain-containing protein, with the protein MTRSAHWDVGAYAIGALDADDVELFEEHLAGCWACAAELESLIPIVGLMSTVDIDQLEDSPVLPQSGPTGVNRAGGADDGGAPVPIRPTVRSDADQLRDHGRVRPLGRAGRSRRLFAGRPLQIAAGFVLMATLTGFSFFAGSTWSGGSATPQAGPQTSVSTSPSPVDPQSGVGGPEVTGEKFNAVDATTGVEADVVLEEADWGTQVSFALRRVPGPMQCRIVVLRASGTAEVLSTWTVPDAGYGTAEQPAPLLLSTSTAAPRDDIERIQFQAVDQSGVATAIVTVPV; encoded by the coding sequence ATGACACGGTCCGCCCACTGGGACGTCGGAGCGTACGCGATCGGTGCGCTCGACGCCGACGACGTCGAACTGTTCGAGGAGCATCTCGCCGGCTGCTGGGCCTGCGCCGCGGAGCTGGAGTCACTCATTCCGATCGTCGGGTTGATGTCCACCGTCGACATCGACCAGTTGGAGGACAGCCCCGTCCTCCCTCAGTCCGGCCCCACCGGTGTGAACCGGGCTGGTGGGGCGGACGACGGCGGCGCGCCGGTGCCGATCCGGCCGACCGTACGGTCCGACGCCGACCAGCTTCGCGACCACGGTCGGGTCCGTCCGCTCGGCCGCGCCGGTAGGTCCCGGCGGCTGTTCGCCGGCCGACCGCTGCAGATCGCCGCCGGGTTCGTGCTGATGGCGACGCTCACCGGTTTCTCGTTCTTCGCCGGGTCGACCTGGTCAGGCGGATCGGCGACACCGCAGGCCGGGCCGCAGACGTCGGTCTCGACCAGCCCGTCACCGGTCGATCCGCAGTCCGGGGTCGGTGGTCCGGAGGTCACTGGCGAGAAGTTCAACGCGGTCGACGCCACCACCGGGGTGGAGGCGGACGTGGTGCTGGAGGAAGCCGACTGGGGCACCCAGGTGTCGTTCGCGCTGCGCCGCGTACCGGGACCGATGCAGTGCCGGATCGTGGTGCTGCGGGCCTCCGGCACTGCGGAGGTGCTCTCCACCTGGACGGTGCCCGACGCCGGGTACGGCACCGCGGAGCAGCCCGCGCCGTTGCTGCTGAGCACGTCGACGGCGGCGCCTCGGGACGACATCGAACGGATCCAGTTCCAGGCGGTCGACCAGTCCGGGGTCGCCACCGCGATCGTCACCGTACCGGTCTGA
- a CDS encoding sigma-70 family RNA polymerase sigma factor → MYAVASGWQAERTRPGLTGNGSAMARSTQRWQSIDGRAAERDDEPVTPRTAGSRQQAGTAESSHGEDLVRTLYAEHARPLLGFVLRLTGGDRQRAEDIVQETLLRAWRNAHRLGAQGQASLRPWLVTVARRIAIDDHRSEKARPTEEYDRDLESFAESDGTDQVLRQMTVADALRTLSQPHREILVETYFRGRTVPEAAAELGLPLGTAKSRVYYALRALRTALQQRGVTE, encoded by the coding sequence ATGTACGCGGTCGCCAGCGGCTGGCAGGCGGAGAGGACCCGGCCGGGTCTGACCGGCAATGGTTCGGCCATGGCCCGCAGCACGCAACGTTGGCAGAGCATCGACGGGAGGGCGGCCGAGCGCGATGATGAGCCGGTGACGCCACGGACCGCAGGAAGCCGGCAACAGGCCGGGACGGCGGAATCCAGCCACGGGGAAGATCTCGTCCGCACACTGTACGCAGAGCACGCCCGGCCGCTGCTGGGATTCGTGTTACGGCTCACCGGGGGGGACCGGCAACGAGCCGAGGACATCGTCCAGGAGACACTGCTGCGGGCGTGGCGCAACGCCCACCGGCTCGGCGCGCAGGGCCAGGCGTCGCTGCGACCGTGGCTGGTGACCGTCGCCCGGCGCATCGCGATCGACGACCACCGCAGCGAGAAGGCCCGCCCGACAGAGGAGTACGACCGGGACCTGGAGAGCTTCGCCGAGTCCGACGGCACCGATCAGGTGCTGCGGCAGATGACTGTCGCCGACGCGTTGCGCACGCTCAGCCAGCCGCACCGGGAGATCCTGGTCGAGACGTACTTCCGCGGCCGCACGGTGCCGGAGGCTGCCGCGGAGCTGGGGCTGCCACTGGGTACCGCCAAGTCGCGGGTCTACTACGCGCTACGAGCGCTGCGGACGGCGCTGCAACAGCGGGGGGTTACAGAATGA
- a CDS encoding fused MFS/spermidine synthase, with product MGRTRRTAPPAVQVDTGTAQLVADPDRRRAYTLLLDGTQQSHVDLDDPTHLEFEYVRRMAAAIDLAAPAGAPLRVLHLGGGGLTLPRYLAATRPGSSQRVVEIDAALTELVRRELPWPADRNLRIRVGDARAAVEQARTDSYDLVVADVFAGARTPARLTSVEFAAEVARVLVPGGQLLSNVADGPPLGWARRHLASVRQVLPGICLVADAAVLRRRRYGNLVVVAGRAVPAVGDLARRAAGDWFPSRVLHGAALDRLIATASPIADATAQPSPPPPDGIFPSGR from the coding sequence ATGGGCCGTACCCGCAGGACAGCACCGCCCGCGGTCCAGGTAGACACCGGCACCGCGCAGCTCGTTGCGGACCCGGACCGGCGGCGGGCGTACACCCTGCTGTTGGACGGCACCCAGCAGTCCCACGTCGATCTCGACGATCCGACGCACCTGGAGTTCGAGTACGTCCGCCGGATGGCCGCGGCGATCGACCTGGCCGCCCCGGCCGGCGCCCCGCTGCGGGTGCTGCACCTGGGCGGCGGTGGGCTGACCCTGCCGCGCTACCTGGCCGCCACCCGGCCCGGGTCCAGCCAGCGGGTGGTGGAGATCGACGCCGCGTTGACCGAGCTGGTCCGCCGCGAACTGCCCTGGCCGGCCGACCGCAACCTGCGGATCCGGGTCGGTGACGCGCGGGCCGCCGTCGAACAGGCCCGCACGGACAGCTACGACCTGGTGGTCGCGGACGTGTTCGCCGGTGCCCGTACCCCGGCTCGGTTGACCTCGGTCGAGTTCGCCGCCGAGGTCGCCCGGGTGCTCGTGCCCGGCGGCCAGCTGCTGTCCAACGTGGCGGACGGGCCGCCGCTGGGCTGGGCCCGTCGACATCTGGCATCGGTACGGCAGGTGCTGCCCGGCATCTGCCTGGTCGCCGACGCGGCGGTGCTGCGGCGGCGCCGGTACGGCAACCTGGTGGTGGTCGCCGGACGCGCCGTACCGGCCGTCGGGGACCTGGCCCGGCGGGCCGCCGGTGACTGGTTTCCCAGCCGGGTGCTGCACGGCGCGGCGCTGGACCGGTTGATCGCGACGGCGTCGCCGATCGCCGACGCAACCGCGCAGCCTTCGCCGCCGCCGCCGGATGGAATTTTTCCGAGCGGGCGTTGA